From a region of the Candidatus Methylomirabilis lanthanidiphila genome:
- a CDS encoding [Protein-PII] uridylyltransferase (PII uridylyl-transferase) (Uridylyl-removing enzyme) (UTase), translating into MKRLGAIARGRFAILRNRGTSTAGVHATIHPASAEYSALASALQSVLRGSLGANDLISILREFIADERARIFQLHRNGGTGQAVVRSIATLTDAVVTSLFQLAESACDPGLRRRSDGCALVALGGYGRCEMNPASDVDLMFVYPRRADAYLDMILHPVLSTLWDVGFVVGHCCRSIDDCLRMARMDLTSCSSMMEARYLTGDPAIYQAFGSKLGRSVLYKQADTLVKQKLEELHERHYRYGASIYVQEPHIKEGPGGLRDLHAALCIARIARQVGTPSEMVQKGLLGQTESERWDTALDFMLRLRNELHYLYRGKNDVLSLSVQEQVAINLGFLDTARSYGVEQFMQRYYLAAKDISQLSAQVISRCTLGRSQVERVMRRLKARDIGDDLTEIERCIYVLPKNRGLFRDDPVRLLKVFWYAQQMGYTLSQEIQDYIRADTPLIDEGVRRSSRALGFFLAILREPKGVAATLRSMHELGVLGAYIPEFAKLARLVQFDFYHRYTVDEHTFLAIETLEHLDEVTRFYGEEFRSLASDAKRLEILRLALLLHDIGKGEGADHAPKSASLVEAILHRIGIPEPDAATIVFLVARHLEMSHIAQRLDLDDEAIVIDFAKKAQTLDRLKLLYLLTFADIKAVGPGVWTEWKGTLLWELYIKTHTVLIRGIPEGEDDLARAERVKSQLTQELSPEFGVEAVKKHLQEAPTRYLLMTSLHKIASHMRIIQRIQRGEEAASQWTAFPLAGYSELTVCAYGRHGRFAQVVGTLTANGMNILSAQIFTLTGGMVIRNFRIDNGGGAAIENPAVWDRVVADLQEVLAGRVAVHDLIKSRRKEILVRPIQQGAVFPIKVEFDNLVSHAYTVLDIRTRDRLGLLYLITSTLSQLEVDIRSAKITTEAEQVVDVFYVTNKDGSKLIDEGRRAQIGLELERVLTEGFN; encoded by the coding sequence ATGAAACGATTAGGGGCCATCGCCAGAGGACGTTTCGCCATACTACGCAATCGCGGAACGAGTACCGCAGGCGTCCACGCCACCATACATCCCGCGTCCGCAGAGTACTCGGCGCTCGCCAGTGCCTTGCAGTCCGTACTGCGAGGGAGCCTCGGGGCGAACGATCTGATTTCAATCCTCAGAGAGTTCATCGCCGATGAGCGGGCCCGGATTTTTCAGCTTCATCGGAACGGAGGAACCGGGCAGGCGGTGGTTCGATCCATCGCCACACTGACCGACGCGGTGGTGACTTCGCTCTTTCAACTGGCGGAGTCGGCGTGCGATCCAGGCCTGAGACGGCGCAGCGACGGGTGCGCGCTGGTCGCGCTGGGCGGCTATGGCCGATGCGAGATGAACCCGGCCTCCGACGTGGATCTGATGTTTGTCTATCCCCGCAGGGCCGATGCCTATCTGGATATGATCCTCCATCCGGTCTTGAGCACCCTCTGGGACGTCGGGTTCGTCGTGGGGCATTGCTGCCGTTCCATCGATGATTGCCTGCGAATGGCCCGGATGGATCTGACCTCCTGCAGCTCGATGATGGAGGCTCGATACCTGACCGGCGATCCGGCAATCTATCAGGCGTTCGGCTCCAAATTGGGGCGATCTGTCTTGTATAAGCAAGCCGATACTCTGGTCAAGCAAAAGCTTGAGGAATTGCACGAGCGCCACTATCGGTACGGCGCGTCCATCTATGTGCAGGAGCCGCATATCAAGGAAGGTCCCGGCGGCCTCAGAGACCTTCACGCGGCCCTCTGTATTGCCCGGATCGCCCGGCAAGTCGGCACGCCATCCGAGATGGTCCAGAAGGGGCTGCTGGGACAGACGGAGAGCGAACGGTGGGATACGGCCCTGGATTTCATGCTTCGCCTGCGAAACGAACTCCATTACCTGTACCGGGGCAAGAACGACGTGCTCTCGCTCTCTGTGCAAGAACAGGTGGCGATCAATCTTGGATTTCTGGACACGGCCCGTTCGTACGGAGTCGAACAGTTCATGCAGCGCTATTATCTGGCTGCAAAGGATATCTCGCAGTTGTCGGCGCAGGTCATCTCGCGCTGTACGCTAGGGAGGTCGCAGGTGGAAAGGGTGATGCGGAGGCTGAAGGCTCGCGATATCGGCGACGACCTGACAGAGATCGAGCGCTGCATATACGTCTTGCCGAAAAATCGAGGCCTGTTTCGGGATGACCCCGTCCGGTTGCTCAAGGTCTTCTGGTATGCACAACAGATGGGATACACACTGAGTCAGGAGATCCAGGACTACATCAGGGCCGACACCCCTCTTATTGATGAGGGGGTGAGGCGTTCCAGCCGGGCCCTTGGCTTTTTCCTGGCCATCCTGCGGGAGCCAAAAGGGGTCGCCGCTACGCTGCGGAGCATGCATGAGCTCGGGGTGCTCGGGGCCTACATCCCGGAGTTCGCCAAGCTCGCCCGCCTGGTCCAGTTCGATTTCTATCATCGGTATACCGTGGACGAACATACCTTCCTGGCGATCGAAACGCTCGAGCACCTGGATGAGGTCACGCGATTTTACGGTGAAGAGTTTCGATCGCTCGCATCGGATGCCAAGCGACTGGAAATCCTCCGGTTGGCGCTTCTGCTCCACGACATCGGCAAGGGGGAAGGGGCTGATCACGCGCCCAAGAGCGCCTCCCTGGTCGAGGCGATCCTTCACAGGATAGGTATTCCTGAGCCGGATGCCGCCACCATCGTCTTCTTGGTGGCGCGTCATCTGGAGATGTCGCATATCGCCCAACGCTTGGACCTCGACGATGAGGCGATCGTGATCGACTTTGCCAAAAAGGCGCAGACACTCGACCGGCTGAAGCTGCTGTATCTGCTGACCTTCGCCGATATCAAGGCGGTCGGGCCGGGCGTCTGGACCGAATGGAAAGGCACATTGCTGTGGGAACTGTACATAAAAACCCACACGGTCCTCATTAGAGGGATTCCGGAGGGGGAGGACGATCTGGCCCGCGCCGAGCGGGTCAAATCTCAACTGACTCAGGAGCTGTCGCCCGAGTTCGGGGTGGAGGCGGTGAAAAAACATCTGCAGGAGGCCCCGACGCGGTACCTGCTGATGACCTCGCTCCACAAGATCGCCTCGCACATGCGTATCATTCAGCGCATACAACGAGGTGAAGAGGCGGCCAGCCAGTGGACGGCATTTCCCTTGGCCGGTTACTCCGAGCTGACCGTCTGCGCCTATGGCCGCCATGGACGGTTCGCGCAGGTCGTCGGGACGCTTACCGCAAACGGGATGAACATCCTGAGCGCCCAGATTTTCACCTTGACAGGCGGCATGGTCATCCGGAACTTCAGAATCGATAATGGCGGCGGCGCGGCCATTGAAAATCCGGCCGTCTGGGATCGGGTTGTTGCGGATCTCCAGGAGGTTCTGGCGGGGAGAGTTGCTGTCCACGACCTGATCAAGAGCCGCAGAAAAGAGATCCTGGTTCGGCCGATCCAACAAGGCGCAGTATTCCCGATCAAGGTGGAGTTTGACAACCTGGTCTCCCATGCCTACACCGTCCTCGATATCCGGACACGGGACCGATTGGGGCTTCTGTACCTGATCACCAGCACCCTGTCACAGCTTGAGGTTGATATACGCTCCGCCAAGATTACGACAGAGGCGGAGCAGGTCGTAGACGTCTTCTATGTGACCAATAAGGATGGCAGCAAGCTGATCGATGAGGGGCGGAGGGCGCAGATCGGGCTCGAGCTGGAGCGTGTACTGACGGAGGGATTCAATTAA
- a CDS encoding membrane protein encodes MLEYYLAVTAHLTGVIFWLGGVGTRLVLLNSMKSGVNDGWRSQLYQAQRKIHLMLETPAFVVALLAGWFLAHAAKVKFSHSWFRAKIVLILGLIVIGLLVSRQFKALNASGRAGQAVPLLAALVVFTLLTLFAVLTKF; translated from the coding sequence ATGCTCGAATACTACCTTGCGGTAACTGCCCACCTCACAGGGGTCATCTTCTGGCTCGGTGGAGTAGGGACCAGGCTGGTCCTTCTCAACTCCATGAAATCCGGTGTGAACGACGGGTGGCGATCCCAGCTCTACCAGGCCCAGCGAAAGATTCATCTTATGCTGGAGACCCCCGCCTTTGTCGTGGCCCTGCTGGCCGGATGGTTCTTGGCCCATGCGGCCAAGGTCAAATTCTCCCATTCCTGGTTTAGGGCCAAGATTGTGCTGATTCTCGGTCTGATCGTGATTGGACTGCTTGTCTCGCGCCAGTTTAAGGCCTTGAACGCGAGTGGCCGCGCGGGACAGGCCGTACCACTTTTGGCGGCCCTCGTGGTGTTCACCTTACTGACGCTGTTCGCCGTACTGACGAAATTTTGA
- a CDS encoding Alpha/beta hydrolase family protein, whose protein sequence is MFLVLLLTLFLTGGCVEALENRFIFFPDKRIEATPRDRGLAYEEIYFTTSDGIRLHGWWIPGTGSSLTILWFHGNGGNISHRLDNITLRHDLLGTNIFIFDYRGYGRSEGEASEEGTYHDGDAAIGYLRGRRDVDPTKIVFLGESLGSAVAVEMATRHDCVALILESPFLSIAEMAKASFPLLPIGSLLQTKYDTLAKIGRIRAPLLIVHGENDEIVPFRHGRRLFEAASEPKEFYGIPRARHNDLYLIGGPAYLETLNRFFAKAIEAAASP, encoded by the coding sequence ATGTTCCTGGTTCTGCTGCTAACCCTGTTCCTCACCGGGGGGTGTGTGGAGGCGCTGGAGAACAGGTTCATCTTCTTTCCGGATAAGCGGATTGAAGCTACGCCGCGGGATAGGGGCTTGGCGTATGAGGAGATCTACTTTACGACGTCAGATGGAATACGTCTGCACGGCTGGTGGATTCCCGGGACCGGATCGTCCCTCACGATCCTCTGGTTCCACGGTAACGGCGGCAATATCAGCCACCGGCTGGACAATATCACGCTTCGCCATGACCTGCTGGGAACAAATATATTTATCTTTGACTACCGCGGATATGGCCGGAGCGAAGGCGAGGCATCGGAGGAGGGAACCTATCACGATGGCGATGCGGCGATCGGATATCTGCGGGGCCGACGGGATGTCGACCCGACGAAGATTGTCTTCCTTGGCGAATCGCTCGGGAGCGCCGTAGCGGTCGAGATGGCGACCCGACATGACTGTGTTGCCCTGATCCTGGAGTCGCCTTTTCTGTCCATCGCGGAGATGGCGAAGGCAAGCTTCCCGCTCCTGCCGATCGGGTCGCTGCTTCAGACCAAGTACGATACCCTCGCGAAAATCGGACGGATCAGGGCTCCGCTCCTGATCGTGCATGGTGAGAACGACGAGATCGTTCCGTTCCGGCATGGGCGACGCCTCTTCGAGGCTGCGAGCGAGCCGAAGGAGTTCTACGGTATCCCGCGAGCTCGCCATAACGACCTCTACCTGATCGGCGGTCCGGCCTACCTGGAGACCCTCAATCGTTTCTTCGCCAAGGCGATCGAAGCCGCAGCCTCGCCGTGA
- a CDS encoding Histidine kinase gives MTIRTRLLLGFALVCLALVAAPLTMYMVQSSKALQSAGLKQAGIAPLKVLLGMVQLQQQHRGLAAGALSGNATMEAQRAAKQVETDKAVAAFDAIMKSHISDAALADDWRLAVDAWRTLANGVSSRSMSGQESFTLHTALISDNLKLLDLMLDYFGLSYDPTGNDYHLTMALLVHMPTLTEFLGQARARGMRLLAEKRITLADRTALIGLISNVERQHEYMARELDKAMALNPRMKTTLGHIAQGSLMLAQKATQIARIQVVEVETLSYSPVDYFAIFTQAIDGQFALLDQAMVDLEGALYARIAALQNRQDRTIGFIALVIMLTMWLGTVIIRAIKQDIIALRRSEEAQRHHASELEATVEERTRELRAVNAQLEAASRHKSEFLTHISHELRTPLNGILGFSELLRNPTNGPLSEQQARHLTHIQASGKHLLVITNDLLDLAKIEAGKLQLYPEPFDIDKALMAVLADLGPIADQKRLIQTLHADAALPPLTADPVRFKQILYNLLSNAIKFTPEGGQVAVTARQVFSSEFQVPSEKPETGNSKLETLGHSDSVEIAVTDTGIGITAENMIKLFQPFTQLDPNLTRQYHGTGLGLILTKQLVELHNGRIWAASDGKGRGSTFTIRFPLASRARPDTGSSAHRADMAGAGTISAEDVETHRVA, from the coding sequence ATGACAATCAGAACCAGATTGCTGCTCGGGTTCGCCCTGGTGTGCCTTGCCCTGGTGGCGGCGCCACTGACCATGTATATGGTCCAAAGCAGTAAAGCGCTGCAATCGGCCGGCCTGAAGCAGGCCGGGATCGCGCCGTTGAAAGTACTACTGGGGATGGTGCAATTGCAGCAACAGCACCGCGGGCTCGCTGCCGGCGCGCTGAGCGGGAATGCGACAATGGAGGCGCAACGGGCCGCTAAACAGGTCGAAACGGACAAGGCGGTCGCAGCGTTTGATGCGATCATGAAGTCCCATATCAGTGACGCCGCGCTTGCCGATGACTGGCGCCTGGCGGTCGACGCGTGGAGGACGCTTGCGAACGGCGTATCCTCGCGCTCGATGTCCGGTCAGGAGAGTTTTACCCTGCACACGGCACTCATCAGCGACAATCTGAAGCTGCTGGATCTTATGCTGGATTACTTCGGCTTATCGTATGACCCGACAGGAAATGACTACCACCTCACCATGGCGCTGCTGGTTCATATGCCGACCCTCACCGAATTTCTTGGTCAGGCGCGGGCGCGCGGCATGCGCCTGCTGGCAGAAAAGCGCATTACGCTTGCGGACCGCACCGCGTTGATCGGTCTCATCAGCAATGTCGAGAGACAACACGAGTATATGGCGCGCGAGCTAGATAAGGCGATGGCGCTGAATCCCCGGATGAAGACTACTCTTGGCCACATCGCACAGGGAAGCCTGATGCTTGCGCAGAAGGCGACACAAATCGCCAGAATCCAGGTGGTGGAAGTCGAGACCCTAAGCTATTCACCGGTCGATTACTTCGCGATATTCACCCAGGCGATCGACGGTCAGTTTGCGCTGCTCGATCAAGCGATGGTCGATCTGGAGGGAGCGCTTTACGCACGCATTGCCGCGTTGCAGAACAGGCAGGACAGGACGATCGGCTTTATTGCGCTTGTGATTATGCTAACGATGTGGCTTGGGACGGTGATCATCCGCGCTATCAAACAGGATATCATTGCATTACGGCGGAGCGAGGAGGCGCAGCGACACCACGCCAGTGAGCTCGAAGCCACGGTCGAGGAGCGGACTCGAGAATTGCGAGCGGTCAACGCGCAACTCGAAGCGGCCTCCCGCCACAAGTCCGAGTTTCTGACCCACATCTCCCATGAACTGCGGACGCCGTTGAATGGGATCCTCGGTTTCTCGGAGCTCCTGCGAAACCCGACCAATGGGCCGCTCAGTGAGCAGCAAGCCCGGCACCTCACCCACATCCAGGCAAGCGGCAAGCACCTGCTCGTCATCACCAACGACCTCCTTGACCTCGCTAAGATCGAGGCGGGGAAGCTCCAGTTGTACCCGGAGCCTTTTGATATCGATAAAGCGCTCATGGCCGTCCTCGCCGATCTTGGGCCGATAGCCGATCAAAAGCGCCTGATCCAGACACTGCACGCGGACGCCGCTCTGCCCCCCCTCACCGCCGACCCCGTCCGATTCAAACAGATCCTCTACAACCTGCTCTCCAACGCCATCAAGTTCACCCCCGAAGGCGGCCAAGTCGCGGTCACCGCCCGGCAAGTTTTTAGTTCCGAGTTTCAAGTTCCGAGTGAAAAACCTGAAACTGGAAACTCAAAACTAGAAACTCTTGGTCACAGCGATTCCGTCGAAATCGCTGTGACCGATACCGGGATCGGAATTACGGCCGAGAACATGATCAAGCTCTTTCAGCCCTTTACCCAACTGGACCCCAACCTTACCAGGCAGTACCATGGAACCGGTCTCGGTCTAATCCTTACAAAGCAGCTCGTCGAGCTCCATAACGGCAGAATCTGGGCCGCCTCGGATGGCAAGGGTCGCGGGAGTACTTTCACAATACGCTTTCCGCTGGCGTCACGAGCGAGACCGGACACGGGTTCTTCTGCGCATCGCGCGGACATGGCGGGAGCCGGAACGATTTCCGCCGAAGACGTGGAAACACACCGGGTCGCATAA
- the sirB gene encoding Sirohydrochlorin ferrochelatase, which produces MKQALLIVDHGSRRAGSYELLREVAALMRERLGISIVHYAHMELGEPTIQQGFDACIADGAEEVIVHPYFLSPGHHVTTGIPALVTQAASRHPGVACRITKPLGVHPKIGEVILERMTESHNDNPISAVPLETEVARDGVHPHGHLRDSEAPFRFCPRCGTALAPRRIKPDGPKLQACPGCSFVYYPNPKVAAGTIFTLDGGIVLVQRAISPAYGKWVFPGGFVDRGERAEAAAIRETLEEVNLHVEIDRLLNVYSYEDSVAVIIAYAAHVVGGELQAKDEALDVKIFSPSSIPWDDLAFRSAHDAIKEYLAQYC; this is translated from the coding sequence ATGAAGCAAGCCCTCCTCATCGTCGATCACGGCAGCCGCCGCGCTGGATCATACGAGCTTCTCCGTGAAGTTGCGGCACTGATGCGTGAACGTCTCGGTATAAGCATCGTCCACTACGCCCACATGGAGCTTGGGGAGCCGACCATTCAGCAGGGGTTTGATGCCTGCATCGCCGATGGGGCGGAGGAGGTCATCGTGCACCCCTACTTCCTGAGCCCTGGGCATCACGTCACCACCGGTATTCCCGCCCTCGTCACACAGGCGGCCAGCCGACACCCTGGGGTCGCCTGTCGGATTACCAAGCCGCTGGGCGTCCATCCGAAGATCGGTGAGGTGATTCTGGAACGGATGACCGAGTCCCATAACGACAACCCGATCTCCGCAGTGCCATTGGAAACAGAGGTCGCTCGCGATGGCGTGCACCCTCACGGCCATCTGCGCGATTCGGAGGCGCCGTTCCGATTCTGCCCGCGGTGTGGAACAGCGCTTGCGCCCAGGCGGATAAAACCGGATGGACCGAAGCTGCAGGCCTGTCCAGGCTGCTCGTTCGTTTACTATCCGAACCCGAAGGTGGCCGCCGGTACCATATTCACGCTCGACGGTGGAATCGTGTTGGTCCAGCGAGCGATCTCCCCGGCATACGGCAAATGGGTCTTCCCCGGCGGGTTCGTTGATCGAGGCGAGCGAGCTGAGGCAGCAGCCATTCGTGAAACCCTGGAAGAGGTCAACCTTCATGTCGAGATCGATCGACTGTTGAACGTCTATTCGTACGAGGACTCCGTGGCAGTGATCATCGCGTATGCCGCGCATGTGGTGGGGGGCGAGCTTCAGGCAAAGGATGAGGCGCTCGATGTGAAAATTTTTTCGCCGTCCTCTATTCCGTGGGACGACCTGGCGTTCCGAAGCGCGCACGACGCCATTAAGGAGTACCTTGCGCAGTACTGTTGA
- a CDS encoding chaperone protein dnaJ, heat shock protein (Hsp40), co-chaperone with dnaK — protein sequence MRRRQTAKERAMTRARDNGKDYYAILGVSPGTSEEELKKAYRRLALQHHPDKNPGDPRAEERFKEISEAYAVLADHAKRRQYDIFRQAQTGAHETRGGFRYSQEEIFRDLLSNPDLSSVFAEMSREFARAGIRFDDAFVRQVFFGGRGFVFGGVFMGAPIGVLWRRAARMAVERGSAQRTSISKRQTGSGGLLSAIGQGLTAGFNLVRGWLSGDVEPADRGLTLRYHLTISAQEADSGARKQVTFMRGDQIEELMVTIPPGIRSGTRLRLRGKGLEGKDGTHGDLYLRVTIT from the coding sequence ATGCGGAGACGCCAGACTGCCAAAGAAAGAGCTATGACTCGAGCGCGTGACAACGGAAAAGATTATTACGCGATCCTTGGCGTATCGCCGGGCACCTCGGAGGAGGAACTCAAAAAGGCCTACCGGCGGCTTGCGCTGCAGCATCACCCCGACAAGAATCCTGGAGACCCGAGGGCGGAGGAGCGGTTCAAGGAGATCAGCGAGGCGTATGCCGTTCTGGCGGATCACGCCAAGCGACGGCAGTACGATATCTTTCGTCAGGCGCAGACTGGCGCGCACGAGACCCGAGGTGGATTTCGCTACTCTCAGGAGGAGATCTTCCGCGACCTCCTCTCCAATCCTGACCTCTCGTCGGTCTTTGCTGAGATGAGTCGTGAATTCGCCAGGGCCGGTATCCGATTCGACGACGCATTCGTTCGACAGGTCTTCTTCGGCGGCCGCGGATTCGTCTTCGGCGGCGTCTTCATGGGCGCTCCGATCGGCGTGCTGTGGCGGCGCGCGGCCCGTATGGCGGTTGAGAGAGGCAGCGCTCAGCGCACATCGATCAGCAAACGGCAAACAGGATCGGGCGGCCTGCTCTCCGCCATCGGCCAGGGACTCACGGCCGGCTTCAACCTGGTAAGAGGGTGGTTATCCGGGGATGTGGAGCCCGCAGATCGTGGTCTGACTCTTCGCTATCATCTGACCATCTCTGCACAGGAGGCCGACTCCGGCGCGCGGAAACAGGTGACCTTCATGCGGGGCGATCAGATTGAGGAGTTGATGGTGACAATCCCTCCCGGCATTCGATCCGGAACCAGGCTGAGACTGAGAGGGAAAGGACTTGAAGGTAAGGATGGGACACACGGCGACCTCTATTTGCGGGTGACAATCACATAG
- a CDS encoding 3-deoxy-manno-octulosonate cytidylyltransferase yields MPQHAKRTIVGVIPARLDSTRLPRKVLRPICGRPMLHHVFARASRCELLDDLVVATDSQEVHDYCVRNQIKVCMTSTAHTSGTDRICEVAQSLPADIYVNIQGDEPMIRPAHLEALLQPFLQDASVQVSTLKTPITADEAQNPNCVKVVTDMDGRALYFSRCAIPYNRDQATDAAYFKHLGLYAYMRSALDRFHQLPPSRLEQAEKLEQLRFLEHGIPIHVAETLYDTIGVDTEEDLARVEQYFRDLNPSERI; encoded by the coding sequence ATGCCGCAACACGCCAAGCGAACGATTGTCGGGGTCATTCCGGCAAGGCTTGATTCGACAAGACTTCCCCGTAAAGTCCTTCGGCCGATCTGCGGCCGGCCGATGTTGCACCATGTCTTTGCGCGCGCCAGCCGATGTGAATTGTTGGACGACCTGGTGGTGGCGACCGATTCGCAGGAGGTGCATGACTACTGCGTCCGGAATCAGATCAAGGTCTGCATGACCTCAACGGCGCATACATCGGGGACCGACAGGATCTGTGAGGTCGCGCAGTCGTTACCGGCCGATATCTATGTCAATATCCAGGGCGACGAACCGATGATCAGGCCGGCGCACCTTGAGGCCCTGTTGCAGCCGTTCCTGCAGGATGCCTCCGTCCAAGTCAGTACACTAAAAACCCCTATCACGGCGGACGAGGCGCAAAATCCCAACTGCGTCAAGGTAGTGACGGACATGGACGGCAGGGCGCTCTATTTCTCCCGCTGCGCCATTCCCTATAATCGGGATCAGGCCACGGACGCCGCATACTTTAAGCACCTCGGCCTCTACGCGTATATGCGATCGGCGCTCGATCGCTTTCATCAACTCCCACCGTCGCGACTGGAACAGGCCGAGAAGCTCGAGCAGCTCCGTTTCCTGGAGCACGGCATTCCGATTCATGTGGCTGAGACTCTGTACGATACCATCGGGGTAGATACTGAAGAGGATCTGGCTCGCGTCGAGCAATATTTCCGAGACCTTAACCCCTCAGAACGGATCTGA
- a CDS encoding antibiotic biosynthesis monooxygenase, with protein sequence MIVAANRVPITKGYEQEFEKRFERRLGAVDKTPGFIRNEVLRPIVGDHYVVLTYWESREAFEAWTQSESFRLAHANPAPKEMFAGRSQLEMHEVILVSEKKS encoded by the coding sequence ATGATTGTCGCAGCCAACAGGGTGCCGATTACGAAGGGATACGAGCAGGAGTTTGAAAAGCGGTTCGAGCGCCGCCTTGGTGCGGTGGATAAGACACCGGGATTTATCCGAAATGAGGTCCTACGGCCCATCGTGGGCGATCACTACGTCGTCCTGACCTATTGGGAGAGTCGGGAGGCGTTCGAGGCCTGGACGCAGAGCGAATCGTTCAGGCTGGCCCATGCCAACCCGGCACCCAAGGAGATGTTTGCGGGTCGGAGCCAGCTCGAGATGCACGAGGTCATCCTGGTGTCCGAGAAGAAGTCGTAG
- the yfiH gene encoding Laccase domain protein YfiH codes for MKIFRLEVPQWEQFDGLIHGFLGRFDGRSRPANGPFRLSCDNADDPQAVKRNWCELKQALGLPRITIITAKQLHGDTILKISHANDKQAGVGDGLMTNVPDLCVGVVAADCVPLLFVEPARKIAAAVHAGWRGTAAGIAPRAVTLMRETYGVDPAALHVAMGPSIGPCCYEVGPEVEAQIGANWSKELTHAWKPDGAKGRLDLRALNEAQLLGAGVPRPQIQKIGPCTACNVDTYFSYRTEGRNGHQLSFIGWRS; via the coding sequence ATGAAGATCTTTCGTCTGGAGGTTCCGCAGTGGGAACAATTTGACGGCTTGATCCATGGCTTTCTTGGTCGCTTCGACGGCCGGAGCCGGCCAGCCAACGGCCCCTTTCGCCTTTCATGCGATAATGCAGACGATCCTCAAGCCGTCAAGCGCAACTGGTGTGAGCTTAAGCAAGCGCTTGGCTTGCCGCGAATCACGATAATCACAGCGAAACAGCTCCACGGGGACACTATCCTGAAGATCTCACACGCCAACGACAAACAGGCCGGTGTTGGGGATGGGCTTATGACCAATGTGCCCGATCTCTGCGTGGGGGTGGTGGCGGCCGACTGCGTCCCCCTCCTGTTTGTGGAACCTGCTCGCAAGATTGCCGCTGCGGTTCACGCCGGCTGGCGGGGGACCGCGGCCGGTATCGCGCCTCGAGCTGTGACGCTGATGCGCGAGACCTATGGGGTCGATCCCGCCGCGCTGCATGTGGCGATGGGACCGTCGATCGGCCCGTGCTGCTACGAGGTGGGACCGGAGGTCGAGGCGCAGATCGGTGCGAACTGGAGCAAGGAGCTCACACATGCCTGGAAGCCGGACGGGGCGAAGGGGCGTCTTGATCTCAGGGCGCTCAACGAGGCCCAGCTTCTTGGCGCAGGTGTTCCCCGACCGCAGATCCAGAAGATCGGTCCCTGTACGGCCTGCAACGTTGACACGTACTTCTCCTACCGAACAGAGGGGAGGAACGGCCACCAGTTGAGCTTCATCGGCTGGCGGTCGTAA